One genomic window of Pungitius pungitius chromosome 11, fPunPun2.1, whole genome shotgun sequence includes the following:
- the casp2 gene encoding caspase-2 isoform X4, which translates to MLECGMLDRDKLTLKTCSKILCKQLVVDELLIQSLQADEILTEAMAENIMAAQTSQKRSWCLLLLLPKRGPRAFSSFCSALQETQQQHLYELLTQSSEKDGKETPGVRFRPEEEPVMPTIEKKRETSSVDREDNSGVSSSSSYPVQTLESCLPSESPFRRLVPISEEDRKPERQGTKRRREDKQADRFIDSSLPLPTQEVVAAKRARTQESMEFSLDADSPINTPVLPCSPDFYLSNCHQSYRMNSSPRGFALVISNVTFDPCAAPDLDPRKGGEVDEEVLRKVFTELDYVLTVHRDLTAQGMKACIEEFSRRPGHQTMDSCVVCLLSHGVEGAIYGTDGRLLQLDWVFESFDNAHCPLLQNKPKMFFIQACRGEEMDCGVEQMDGPGRTCSPSCEQRDAGREGQGDASARQSGDMRRTRIKLPQRSDMICGFASLKGTAAMRNTKRGSWFVQELNKMLRHRARDTHLADIMVQVNRHIKEREGYAPGTAHHRCKEMSEFTSSLCKDLYLFPKYQSQY; encoded by the exons ATGTTGGAGTGTGGCATGCTGGACCGTGACAAACTGACTCTCAAGACGTGCTCCAAGATTCTCTGCAAACAGCTGGTGGTGGATGAGCTGCTCATTCAGTCCTTGCAAGCAGACGAGATCCTAACCGAGGCCATGGCAGAGAACATCATG GCTGCGCAAACATCCCAGAAACGAAGCTGGTGTTTACTACTACTCTTACCAAAGCGGGGACCCAGAGCCTTTAGCAGCTTCTGTTCAGCTCTTCAAGAAactcagcagcagcacctgtATGAACTGCTAACACAATCTTCAGAAAAAGATGGCAAAGAGACACCGGGAGTG AGATTTCGGCCTGAGGAAGAGCCAGTCATGCCGacaattgaaaagaaaagagag ACATCCTCAGTAGACAGAGAAGATAACAGTGGGGTGAGCAGCAGCTCATCATACCCTGTCCAAACCTTGGAAAGCTGTCTGCCCTCAGAGTCACCATTCAGACGATTGGTCCCAATCAGTGAGGAAGACAGAAAGCCAGAGAGACAGGGGacgaagagaagaagagaagataaGCAGGCAGAT AGGTTCATTGACTCTTCTCTCCCACTTCCCACTCAAGAAGTCGTTGCTGCCAAGAGAGCAAGGACACAGG AATCCATGGAGTTCAGTCTGGATGCGGACAGTCCCATTAACACTCCTGTACTCCCTTGCTCTCCTGACTTCTATCTTTCAAACTGCCACCAG TCTTACCGAATGAATTCCTCCCCTCGTGGTTTCGCTCTGGTGATTAGTAACGTGACCTTTGATCCTTGTGCTGCGCCTGACCTTGACCCTCGGAAAGGAGGTGAGGTTGATGAGGAGGTCCTCAGGAAGGTCTTCACTGAGCTGGACTACGTTCTCACAGTCCACAGAGACCTCActgctcag GGCATGAAGGCGTGCATTGAGGAATTTAGTCGTCGACCTGGTCACCAAACAATGGACAGCTGTGTGGTGTGTCTGCTCTCCCATGGAGTGGAAGGAGCTATTTATGGTACAGACGGACGGCTCCTgcag CTGGACTGGGTGTTTGAGTCCTTTGACAATGCGCACTGTCCCCTGCTGCAGAACAAGCCGAAGATGTTTTTCATCCAGGCCTGTCGAGGAG AGGAGATGGACTGTGGAGTGGAGCAGATGGACGGGCCAGGGAGAACCTGCTCACCAAGCTGCGAACAGCGggatgcagggagggagggacaaggGGATGCGAGCGCCAGACAAAGTGGGGACATGCGGAGGACCAGGATCAAACTACCGCAGCGGTCTGACATGATCTGCGGCTTTGCATCTCTCAAAG GCACAGCAGCCATGCGGAACACCAAGAGGGGATCCTGGTTTGTCCAAGAACTCAACAAAATGCTGCGCCACCGTGCCAGGGACACGCACCTCGCAGACATCATGGTGCAG GTCAACAGGCACATAAAGGAGCGGGAGGGTTACGCTCCTGGCACCGCCCACCATCGCTGCAAAGAGATGTCAGAGTTCACCAGCTCATTATGCAAAGACCTCTACCTTTTCCCCAAGTACCAGTCCCAGTATTGA
- the casp2 gene encoding caspase-2 isoform X1, whose product MLECGMLDRDKLTLKTCSKILCKQLVVDELLIQSLQADEILTEAMAENIMAAQTSQKRSWCLLLLLPKRGPRAFSSFCSALQETQQQHLYELLTQSSEKDGKETPGVRFRPEEEPVMPTIEKKRETSSVDREDNSGVSSSSSYPVQTLESCLPSESPFRRLVPISEEDRKPERQGTKRRREDKQADRFIDSSLPLPTQEVVAAKRARTQAESMEFSLDADSPINTPVLPCSPDFYLSNCHQSYRMNSSPRGFALVISNVTFDPCAAPDLDPRKGGEVDEEVLRKVFTELDYVLTVHRDLTAQGMKACIEEFSRRPGHQTMDSCVVCLLSHGVEGAIYGTDGRLLQLDWVFESFDNAHCPLLQNKPKMFFIQACRGEEMDCGVEQMDGPGRTCSPSCEQRDAGREGQGDASARQSGDMRRTRIKLPQRSDMICGFASLKGQSICTAAMRNTKRGSWFVQELNKMLRHRARDTHLADIMVQVNRHIKEREGYAPGTAHHRCKEMSEFTSSLCKDLYLFPKYQSQY is encoded by the exons ATGTTGGAGTGTGGCATGCTGGACCGTGACAAACTGACTCTCAAGACGTGCTCCAAGATTCTCTGCAAACAGCTGGTGGTGGATGAGCTGCTCATTCAGTCCTTGCAAGCAGACGAGATCCTAACCGAGGCCATGGCAGAGAACATCATG GCTGCGCAAACATCCCAGAAACGAAGCTGGTGTTTACTACTACTCTTACCAAAGCGGGGACCCAGAGCCTTTAGCAGCTTCTGTTCAGCTCTTCAAGAAactcagcagcagcacctgtATGAACTGCTAACACAATCTTCAGAAAAAGATGGCAAAGAGACACCGGGAGTG AGATTTCGGCCTGAGGAAGAGCCAGTCATGCCGacaattgaaaagaaaagagag ACATCCTCAGTAGACAGAGAAGATAACAGTGGGGTGAGCAGCAGCTCATCATACCCTGTCCAAACCTTGGAAAGCTGTCTGCCCTCAGAGTCACCATTCAGACGATTGGTCCCAATCAGTGAGGAAGACAGAAAGCCAGAGAGACAGGGGacgaagagaagaagagaagataaGCAGGCAGAT AGGTTCATTGACTCTTCTCTCCCACTTCCCACTCAAGAAGTCGTTGCTGCCAAGAGAGCAAGGACACAGG CAGAATCCATGGAGTTCAGTCTGGATGCGGACAGTCCCATTAACACTCCTGTACTCCCTTGCTCTCCTGACTTCTATCTTTCAAACTGCCACCAG TCTTACCGAATGAATTCCTCCCCTCGTGGTTTCGCTCTGGTGATTAGTAACGTGACCTTTGATCCTTGTGCTGCGCCTGACCTTGACCCTCGGAAAGGAGGTGAGGTTGATGAGGAGGTCCTCAGGAAGGTCTTCACTGAGCTGGACTACGTTCTCACAGTCCACAGAGACCTCActgctcag GGCATGAAGGCGTGCATTGAGGAATTTAGTCGTCGACCTGGTCACCAAACAATGGACAGCTGTGTGGTGTGTCTGCTCTCCCATGGAGTGGAAGGAGCTATTTATGGTACAGACGGACGGCTCCTgcag CTGGACTGGGTGTTTGAGTCCTTTGACAATGCGCACTGTCCCCTGCTGCAGAACAAGCCGAAGATGTTTTTCATCCAGGCCTGTCGAGGAG AGGAGATGGACTGTGGAGTGGAGCAGATGGACGGGCCAGGGAGAACCTGCTCACCAAGCTGCGAACAGCGggatgcagggagggagggacaaggGGATGCGAGCGCCAGACAAAGTGGGGACATGCGGAGGACCAGGATCAAACTACCGCAGCGGTCTGACATGATCTGCGGCTTTGCATCTCTCAAAGGTCAGAGCATTT GCACAGCAGCCATGCGGAACACCAAGAGGGGATCCTGGTTTGTCCAAGAACTCAACAAAATGCTGCGCCACCGTGCCAGGGACACGCACCTCGCAGACATCATGGTGCAG GTCAACAGGCACATAAAGGAGCGGGAGGGTTACGCTCCTGGCACCGCCCACCATCGCTGCAAAGAGATGTCAGAGTTCACCAGCTCATTATGCAAAGACCTCTACCTTTTCCCCAAGTACCAGTCCCAGTATTGA
- the casp2 gene encoding caspase-2 isoform X2 — protein sequence MLECGMLDRDKLTLKTCSKILCKQLVVDELLIQSLQADEILTEAMAENIMAAQTSQKRSWCLLLLLPKRGPRAFSSFCSALQETQQQHLYELLTQSSEKDGKETPGVRFRPEEEPVMPTIEKKRETSSVDREDNSGVSSSSSYPVQTLESCLPSESPFRRLVPISEEDRKPERQGTKRRREDKQADRFIDSSLPLPTQEVVAAKRARTQESMEFSLDADSPINTPVLPCSPDFYLSNCHQSYRMNSSPRGFALVISNVTFDPCAAPDLDPRKGGEVDEEVLRKVFTELDYVLTVHRDLTAQGMKACIEEFSRRPGHQTMDSCVVCLLSHGVEGAIYGTDGRLLQLDWVFESFDNAHCPLLQNKPKMFFIQACRGEEMDCGVEQMDGPGRTCSPSCEQRDAGREGQGDASARQSGDMRRTRIKLPQRSDMICGFASLKGQSICTAAMRNTKRGSWFVQELNKMLRHRARDTHLADIMVQVNRHIKEREGYAPGTAHHRCKEMSEFTSSLCKDLYLFPKYQSQY from the exons ATGTTGGAGTGTGGCATGCTGGACCGTGACAAACTGACTCTCAAGACGTGCTCCAAGATTCTCTGCAAACAGCTGGTGGTGGATGAGCTGCTCATTCAGTCCTTGCAAGCAGACGAGATCCTAACCGAGGCCATGGCAGAGAACATCATG GCTGCGCAAACATCCCAGAAACGAAGCTGGTGTTTACTACTACTCTTACCAAAGCGGGGACCCAGAGCCTTTAGCAGCTTCTGTTCAGCTCTTCAAGAAactcagcagcagcacctgtATGAACTGCTAACACAATCTTCAGAAAAAGATGGCAAAGAGACACCGGGAGTG AGATTTCGGCCTGAGGAAGAGCCAGTCATGCCGacaattgaaaagaaaagagag ACATCCTCAGTAGACAGAGAAGATAACAGTGGGGTGAGCAGCAGCTCATCATACCCTGTCCAAACCTTGGAAAGCTGTCTGCCCTCAGAGTCACCATTCAGACGATTGGTCCCAATCAGTGAGGAAGACAGAAAGCCAGAGAGACAGGGGacgaagagaagaagagaagataaGCAGGCAGAT AGGTTCATTGACTCTTCTCTCCCACTTCCCACTCAAGAAGTCGTTGCTGCCAAGAGAGCAAGGACACAGG AATCCATGGAGTTCAGTCTGGATGCGGACAGTCCCATTAACACTCCTGTACTCCCTTGCTCTCCTGACTTCTATCTTTCAAACTGCCACCAG TCTTACCGAATGAATTCCTCCCCTCGTGGTTTCGCTCTGGTGATTAGTAACGTGACCTTTGATCCTTGTGCTGCGCCTGACCTTGACCCTCGGAAAGGAGGTGAGGTTGATGAGGAGGTCCTCAGGAAGGTCTTCACTGAGCTGGACTACGTTCTCACAGTCCACAGAGACCTCActgctcag GGCATGAAGGCGTGCATTGAGGAATTTAGTCGTCGACCTGGTCACCAAACAATGGACAGCTGTGTGGTGTGTCTGCTCTCCCATGGAGTGGAAGGAGCTATTTATGGTACAGACGGACGGCTCCTgcag CTGGACTGGGTGTTTGAGTCCTTTGACAATGCGCACTGTCCCCTGCTGCAGAACAAGCCGAAGATGTTTTTCATCCAGGCCTGTCGAGGAG AGGAGATGGACTGTGGAGTGGAGCAGATGGACGGGCCAGGGAGAACCTGCTCACCAAGCTGCGAACAGCGggatgcagggagggagggacaaggGGATGCGAGCGCCAGACAAAGTGGGGACATGCGGAGGACCAGGATCAAACTACCGCAGCGGTCTGACATGATCTGCGGCTTTGCATCTCTCAAAGGTCAGAGCATTT GCACAGCAGCCATGCGGAACACCAAGAGGGGATCCTGGTTTGTCCAAGAACTCAACAAAATGCTGCGCCACCGTGCCAGGGACACGCACCTCGCAGACATCATGGTGCAG GTCAACAGGCACATAAAGGAGCGGGAGGGTTACGCTCCTGGCACCGCCCACCATCGCTGCAAAGAGATGTCAGAGTTCACCAGCTCATTATGCAAAGACCTCTACCTTTTCCCCAAGTACCAGTCCCAGTATTGA
- the casp2 gene encoding caspase-2 isoform X3 — translation MLECGMLDRDKLTLKTCSKILCKQLVVDELLIQSLQADEILTEAMAENIMAAQTSQKRSWCLLLLLPKRGPRAFSSFCSALQETQQQHLYELLTQSSEKDGKETPGVRFRPEEEPVMPTIEKKRETSSVDREDNSGVSSSSSYPVQTLESCLPSESPFRRLVPISEEDRKPERQGTKRRREDKQADRFIDSSLPLPTQEVVAAKRARTQAESMEFSLDADSPINTPVLPCSPDFYLSNCHQSYRMNSSPRGFALVISNVTFDPCAAPDLDPRKGGEVDEEVLRKVFTELDYVLTVHRDLTAQGMKACIEEFSRRPGHQTMDSCVVCLLSHGVEGAIYGTDGRLLQLDWVFESFDNAHCPLLQNKPKMFFIQACRGEEMDCGVEQMDGPGRTCSPSCEQRDAGREGQGDASARQSGDMRRTRIKLPQRSDMICGFASLKGTAAMRNTKRGSWFVQELNKMLRHRARDTHLADIMVQVNRHIKEREGYAPGTAHHRCKEMSEFTSSLCKDLYLFPKYQSQY, via the exons ATGTTGGAGTGTGGCATGCTGGACCGTGACAAACTGACTCTCAAGACGTGCTCCAAGATTCTCTGCAAACAGCTGGTGGTGGATGAGCTGCTCATTCAGTCCTTGCAAGCAGACGAGATCCTAACCGAGGCCATGGCAGAGAACATCATG GCTGCGCAAACATCCCAGAAACGAAGCTGGTGTTTACTACTACTCTTACCAAAGCGGGGACCCAGAGCCTTTAGCAGCTTCTGTTCAGCTCTTCAAGAAactcagcagcagcacctgtATGAACTGCTAACACAATCTTCAGAAAAAGATGGCAAAGAGACACCGGGAGTG AGATTTCGGCCTGAGGAAGAGCCAGTCATGCCGacaattgaaaagaaaagagag ACATCCTCAGTAGACAGAGAAGATAACAGTGGGGTGAGCAGCAGCTCATCATACCCTGTCCAAACCTTGGAAAGCTGTCTGCCCTCAGAGTCACCATTCAGACGATTGGTCCCAATCAGTGAGGAAGACAGAAAGCCAGAGAGACAGGGGacgaagagaagaagagaagataaGCAGGCAGAT AGGTTCATTGACTCTTCTCTCCCACTTCCCACTCAAGAAGTCGTTGCTGCCAAGAGAGCAAGGACACAGG CAGAATCCATGGAGTTCAGTCTGGATGCGGACAGTCCCATTAACACTCCTGTACTCCCTTGCTCTCCTGACTTCTATCTTTCAAACTGCCACCAG TCTTACCGAATGAATTCCTCCCCTCGTGGTTTCGCTCTGGTGATTAGTAACGTGACCTTTGATCCTTGTGCTGCGCCTGACCTTGACCCTCGGAAAGGAGGTGAGGTTGATGAGGAGGTCCTCAGGAAGGTCTTCACTGAGCTGGACTACGTTCTCACAGTCCACAGAGACCTCActgctcag GGCATGAAGGCGTGCATTGAGGAATTTAGTCGTCGACCTGGTCACCAAACAATGGACAGCTGTGTGGTGTGTCTGCTCTCCCATGGAGTGGAAGGAGCTATTTATGGTACAGACGGACGGCTCCTgcag CTGGACTGGGTGTTTGAGTCCTTTGACAATGCGCACTGTCCCCTGCTGCAGAACAAGCCGAAGATGTTTTTCATCCAGGCCTGTCGAGGAG AGGAGATGGACTGTGGAGTGGAGCAGATGGACGGGCCAGGGAGAACCTGCTCACCAAGCTGCGAACAGCGggatgcagggagggagggacaaggGGATGCGAGCGCCAGACAAAGTGGGGACATGCGGAGGACCAGGATCAAACTACCGCAGCGGTCTGACATGATCTGCGGCTTTGCATCTCTCAAAG GCACAGCAGCCATGCGGAACACCAAGAGGGGATCCTGGTTTGTCCAAGAACTCAACAAAATGCTGCGCCACCGTGCCAGGGACACGCACCTCGCAGACATCATGGTGCAG GTCAACAGGCACATAAAGGAGCGGGAGGGTTACGCTCCTGGCACCGCCCACCATCGCTGCAAAGAGATGTCAGAGTTCACCAGCTCATTATGCAAAGACCTCTACCTTTTCCCCAAGTACCAGTCCCAGTATTGA
- the casp2 gene encoding caspase-2 isoform X8 translates to MLECGMLDRDKLTLKTCSKILCKQLVVDELLIQSLQADEILTEAMAENIMAAQTSQKRSWCLLLLLPKRGPRAFSSFCSALQETQQQHLYELLTQSSEKDGKETPGVRFIDSSLPLPTQEVVAAKRARTQESMEFSLDADSPINTPVLPCSPDFYLSNCHQSYRMNSSPRGFALVISNVTFDPCAAPDLDPRKGGEVDEEVLRKVFTELDYVLTVHRDLTAQGMKACIEEFSRRPGHQTMDSCVVCLLSHGVEGAIYGTDGRLLQLDWVFESFDNAHCPLLQNKPKMFFIQACRGEEMDCGVEQMDGPGRTCSPSCEQRDAGREGQGDASARQSGDMRRTRIKLPQRSDMICGFASLKGQSICTAAMRNTKRGSWFVQELNKMLRHRARDTHLADIMVQVNRHIKEREGYAPGTAHHRCKEMSEFTSSLCKDLYLFPKYQSQY, encoded by the exons ATGTTGGAGTGTGGCATGCTGGACCGTGACAAACTGACTCTCAAGACGTGCTCCAAGATTCTCTGCAAACAGCTGGTGGTGGATGAGCTGCTCATTCAGTCCTTGCAAGCAGACGAGATCCTAACCGAGGCCATGGCAGAGAACATCATG GCTGCGCAAACATCCCAGAAACGAAGCTGGTGTTTACTACTACTCTTACCAAAGCGGGGACCCAGAGCCTTTAGCAGCTTCTGTTCAGCTCTTCAAGAAactcagcagcagcacctgtATGAACTGCTAACACAATCTTCAGAAAAAGATGGCAAAGAGACACCGGGAGTG AGGTTCATTGACTCTTCTCTCCCACTTCCCACTCAAGAAGTCGTTGCTGCCAAGAGAGCAAGGACACAGG AATCCATGGAGTTCAGTCTGGATGCGGACAGTCCCATTAACACTCCTGTACTCCCTTGCTCTCCTGACTTCTATCTTTCAAACTGCCACCAG TCTTACCGAATGAATTCCTCCCCTCGTGGTTTCGCTCTGGTGATTAGTAACGTGACCTTTGATCCTTGTGCTGCGCCTGACCTTGACCCTCGGAAAGGAGGTGAGGTTGATGAGGAGGTCCTCAGGAAGGTCTTCACTGAGCTGGACTACGTTCTCACAGTCCACAGAGACCTCActgctcag GGCATGAAGGCGTGCATTGAGGAATTTAGTCGTCGACCTGGTCACCAAACAATGGACAGCTGTGTGGTGTGTCTGCTCTCCCATGGAGTGGAAGGAGCTATTTATGGTACAGACGGACGGCTCCTgcag CTGGACTGGGTGTTTGAGTCCTTTGACAATGCGCACTGTCCCCTGCTGCAGAACAAGCCGAAGATGTTTTTCATCCAGGCCTGTCGAGGAG AGGAGATGGACTGTGGAGTGGAGCAGATGGACGGGCCAGGGAGAACCTGCTCACCAAGCTGCGAACAGCGggatgcagggagggagggacaaggGGATGCGAGCGCCAGACAAAGTGGGGACATGCGGAGGACCAGGATCAAACTACCGCAGCGGTCTGACATGATCTGCGGCTTTGCATCTCTCAAAGGTCAGAGCATTT GCACAGCAGCCATGCGGAACACCAAGAGGGGATCCTGGTTTGTCCAAGAACTCAACAAAATGCTGCGCCACCGTGCCAGGGACACGCACCTCGCAGACATCATGGTGCAG GTCAACAGGCACATAAAGGAGCGGGAGGGTTACGCTCCTGGCACCGCCCACCATCGCTGCAAAGAGATGTCAGAGTTCACCAGCTCATTATGCAAAGACCTCTACCTTTTCCCCAAGTACCAGTCCCAGTATTGA
- the casp2 gene encoding caspase-2 isoform X7, which yields MLECGMLDRDKLTLKTCSKILCKQLVVDELLIQSLQADEILTEAMAENIMAAQTSQKRSWCLLLLLPKRGPRAFSSFCSALQETQQQHLYELLTQSSEKDGKETPGVRFIDSSLPLPTQEVVAAKRARTQAESMEFSLDADSPINTPVLPCSPDFYLSNCHQSYRMNSSPRGFALVISNVTFDPCAAPDLDPRKGGEVDEEVLRKVFTELDYVLTVHRDLTAQGMKACIEEFSRRPGHQTMDSCVVCLLSHGVEGAIYGTDGRLLQLDWVFESFDNAHCPLLQNKPKMFFIQACRGEEMDCGVEQMDGPGRTCSPSCEQRDAGREGQGDASARQSGDMRRTRIKLPQRSDMICGFASLKGQSICTAAMRNTKRGSWFVQELNKMLRHRARDTHLADIMVQVNRHIKEREGYAPGTAHHRCKEMSEFTSSLCKDLYLFPKYQSQY from the exons ATGTTGGAGTGTGGCATGCTGGACCGTGACAAACTGACTCTCAAGACGTGCTCCAAGATTCTCTGCAAACAGCTGGTGGTGGATGAGCTGCTCATTCAGTCCTTGCAAGCAGACGAGATCCTAACCGAGGCCATGGCAGAGAACATCATG GCTGCGCAAACATCCCAGAAACGAAGCTGGTGTTTACTACTACTCTTACCAAAGCGGGGACCCAGAGCCTTTAGCAGCTTCTGTTCAGCTCTTCAAGAAactcagcagcagcacctgtATGAACTGCTAACACAATCTTCAGAAAAAGATGGCAAAGAGACACCGGGAGTG AGGTTCATTGACTCTTCTCTCCCACTTCCCACTCAAGAAGTCGTTGCTGCCAAGAGAGCAAGGACACAGG CAGAATCCATGGAGTTCAGTCTGGATGCGGACAGTCCCATTAACACTCCTGTACTCCCTTGCTCTCCTGACTTCTATCTTTCAAACTGCCACCAG TCTTACCGAATGAATTCCTCCCCTCGTGGTTTCGCTCTGGTGATTAGTAACGTGACCTTTGATCCTTGTGCTGCGCCTGACCTTGACCCTCGGAAAGGAGGTGAGGTTGATGAGGAGGTCCTCAGGAAGGTCTTCACTGAGCTGGACTACGTTCTCACAGTCCACAGAGACCTCActgctcag GGCATGAAGGCGTGCATTGAGGAATTTAGTCGTCGACCTGGTCACCAAACAATGGACAGCTGTGTGGTGTGTCTGCTCTCCCATGGAGTGGAAGGAGCTATTTATGGTACAGACGGACGGCTCCTgcag CTGGACTGGGTGTTTGAGTCCTTTGACAATGCGCACTGTCCCCTGCTGCAGAACAAGCCGAAGATGTTTTTCATCCAGGCCTGTCGAGGAG AGGAGATGGACTGTGGAGTGGAGCAGATGGACGGGCCAGGGAGAACCTGCTCACCAAGCTGCGAACAGCGggatgcagggagggagggacaaggGGATGCGAGCGCCAGACAAAGTGGGGACATGCGGAGGACCAGGATCAAACTACCGCAGCGGTCTGACATGATCTGCGGCTTTGCATCTCTCAAAGGTCAGAGCATTT GCACAGCAGCCATGCGGAACACCAAGAGGGGATCCTGGTTTGTCCAAGAACTCAACAAAATGCTGCGCCACCGTGCCAGGGACACGCACCTCGCAGACATCATGGTGCAG GTCAACAGGCACATAAAGGAGCGGGAGGGTTACGCTCCTGGCACCGCCCACCATCGCTGCAAAGAGATGTCAGAGTTCACCAGCTCATTATGCAAAGACCTCTACCTTTTCCCCAAGTACCAGTCCCAGTATTGA
- the casp2 gene encoding caspase-2 isoform X6, translated as MLECGMLDRDKLTLKTCSKILCKQLVVDELLIQSLQADEILTEAMAENIMAAQTSQKRSWCLLLLLPKRGPRAFSSFCSALQETQQQHLYELLTQSSEKDGKETPGVRFRPEEEPVMPTIEKKRERFIDSSLPLPTQEVVAAKRARTQESMEFSLDADSPINTPVLPCSPDFYLSNCHQSYRMNSSPRGFALVISNVTFDPCAAPDLDPRKGGEVDEEVLRKVFTELDYVLTVHRDLTAQGMKACIEEFSRRPGHQTMDSCVVCLLSHGVEGAIYGTDGRLLQLDWVFESFDNAHCPLLQNKPKMFFIQACRGEEMDCGVEQMDGPGRTCSPSCEQRDAGREGQGDASARQSGDMRRTRIKLPQRSDMICGFASLKGQSICTAAMRNTKRGSWFVQELNKMLRHRARDTHLADIMVQVNRHIKEREGYAPGTAHHRCKEMSEFTSSLCKDLYLFPKYQSQY; from the exons ATGTTGGAGTGTGGCATGCTGGACCGTGACAAACTGACTCTCAAGACGTGCTCCAAGATTCTCTGCAAACAGCTGGTGGTGGATGAGCTGCTCATTCAGTCCTTGCAAGCAGACGAGATCCTAACCGAGGCCATGGCAGAGAACATCATG GCTGCGCAAACATCCCAGAAACGAAGCTGGTGTTTACTACTACTCTTACCAAAGCGGGGACCCAGAGCCTTTAGCAGCTTCTGTTCAGCTCTTCAAGAAactcagcagcagcacctgtATGAACTGCTAACACAATCTTCAGAAAAAGATGGCAAAGAGACACCGGGAGTG AGATTTCGGCCTGAGGAAGAGCCAGTCATGCCGacaattgaaaagaaaagagag AGGTTCATTGACTCTTCTCTCCCACTTCCCACTCAAGAAGTCGTTGCTGCCAAGAGAGCAAGGACACAGG AATCCATGGAGTTCAGTCTGGATGCGGACAGTCCCATTAACACTCCTGTACTCCCTTGCTCTCCTGACTTCTATCTTTCAAACTGCCACCAG TCTTACCGAATGAATTCCTCCCCTCGTGGTTTCGCTCTGGTGATTAGTAACGTGACCTTTGATCCTTGTGCTGCGCCTGACCTTGACCCTCGGAAAGGAGGTGAGGTTGATGAGGAGGTCCTCAGGAAGGTCTTCACTGAGCTGGACTACGTTCTCACAGTCCACAGAGACCTCActgctcag GGCATGAAGGCGTGCATTGAGGAATTTAGTCGTCGACCTGGTCACCAAACAATGGACAGCTGTGTGGTGTGTCTGCTCTCCCATGGAGTGGAAGGAGCTATTTATGGTACAGACGGACGGCTCCTgcag CTGGACTGGGTGTTTGAGTCCTTTGACAATGCGCACTGTCCCCTGCTGCAGAACAAGCCGAAGATGTTTTTCATCCAGGCCTGTCGAGGAG AGGAGATGGACTGTGGAGTGGAGCAGATGGACGGGCCAGGGAGAACCTGCTCACCAAGCTGCGAACAGCGggatgcagggagggagggacaaggGGATGCGAGCGCCAGACAAAGTGGGGACATGCGGAGGACCAGGATCAAACTACCGCAGCGGTCTGACATGATCTGCGGCTTTGCATCTCTCAAAGGTCAGAGCATTT GCACAGCAGCCATGCGGAACACCAAGAGGGGATCCTGGTTTGTCCAAGAACTCAACAAAATGCTGCGCCACCGTGCCAGGGACACGCACCTCGCAGACATCATGGTGCAG GTCAACAGGCACATAAAGGAGCGGGAGGGTTACGCTCCTGGCACCGCCCACCATCGCTGCAAAGAGATGTCAGAGTTCACCAGCTCATTATGCAAAGACCTCTACCTTTTCCCCAAGTACCAGTCCCAGTATTGA